From a region of the Roseivirga sp. 4D4 genome:
- a CDS encoding arsenate reductase family protein, translated as MRKVYYLSTCDTCKRIMNSLNLEGFTQQDIKTEAITADQLTEMHALSASYESLFSKVARKYRALGLNERDLSEDDFRKYILEEYTFLKRPVFLVDGQIFIGNSKKTVAALSELLNA; from the coding sequence ATGCGTAAAGTTTATTACCTCTCCACCTGCGATACTTGCAAAAGAATAATGAACAGCCTCAACCTCGAAGGCTTCACTCAACAGGATATTAAAACAGAAGCAATTACTGCCGATCAGCTTACAGAAATGCACGCCTTGTCCGCTTCTTATGAAAGCTTATTCAGTAAGGTGGCGCGGAAGTATAGAGCACTTGGTTTGAATGAAAGGGATCTTTCAGAAGATGATTTTCGAAAGTACATTTTAGAGGAATACACTTTTCTTAAGCGTCCAGTTTTCCTGGTCGATGGTCAAATCTTTATAGGCAATAGTAAAAAGACTGTAGCTGCCCTTTCTGAATTATTGAATGCTTAG
- the rpe gene encoding ribulose-phosphate 3-epimerase, giving the protein MNSPIVAPSILAADFANLQRDVEMLNHSQADWIHIDIMDGVFVPNISFGIPVCEAINEHAKKPLDVHLMIEKPEKYLKAFRDAGAANISVHYEACDHLHRTLQEIRSMDCRAGVAINPHTNVQLLEDTICDIDLVCIMSVNPGFGGQKFIENTYKKVRQLKEIIAENSAHTQIEIDGGVNIHNAPKLMEAGADILVAGSFVFKSVDPQETILELKSIG; this is encoded by the coding sequence ATGAATTCCCCAATTGTTGCCCCATCCATTCTTGCTGCTGACTTTGCTAACCTCCAACGAGATGTTGAAATGTTGAATCACAGTCAGGCCGATTGGATTCATATAGACATTATGGATGGTGTTTTTGTGCCGAACATTTCCTTCGGAATACCAGTATGCGAAGCAATCAATGAGCATGCAAAGAAGCCTTTGGATGTGCATTTGATGATTGAGAAGCCCGAGAAATACCTAAAGGCTTTTAGAGATGCAGGAGCTGCCAATATCTCCGTGCACTATGAAGCTTGTGATCATTTGCATCGCACACTTCAGGAAATTCGCTCAATGGATTGCCGGGCAGGCGTTGCCATTAATCCTCACACCAATGTTCAGTTGTTGGAGGACACCATATGCGATATCGACTTGGTATGCATTATGTCTGTCAATCCAGGCTTTGGAGGTCAGAAGTTCATTGAGAACACTTATAAGAAGGTGAGGCAACTGAAAGAGATCATAGCCGAAAACAGTGCTCATACGCAAATCGAAATTGATGGTGGTGTTAATATTCACAATGCCCCCAAGCTGATGGAAGCTGGTGCAGACATTCTCGTTGCCGGAAGTTTCGTCTTTAAGTCTGTGGACCCTCAAGAGACCATCCTGGAGTTGAAATCTATCGGCTGA
- a CDS encoding S8 family serine peptidase, translating to MKQVTSVIFLFLFISANLFAQDRYMVFFKDKANSPYSINTPEDFLSHRSLARRLKNDVQVTEEDLPVNPSYIDQVAGLGIETYFSTKWMNGVLVQMTASQANNVTSLDIVDRIEYVAPGNILTPIPFARAKFADSPIEPSRISERQYQLLEMDLMHQAGFMGDGVMVGVFDDGFQNYNSLSAFQHAVLSDRMAYTFDFTRNREDVDNNFNHGLRSLSLIASNSVDIVGGVPNAEFFLAITEAPGEYRVEEYNWLFAAEKADSAGVDVINTSLGYGDFFDDSSMDYSISDMDGQTAVITRASNIAASKGIVLVTSAGNAGDDRWRIITAPADSENVLAVGAIDEGGILAAFSSQGPSADGRIKPDVVAQGVATRLLTSSGGVGFQNGTSFSAPLITSLAAGLIQAFPEMTASEIRDIIRRAGDIADEPNNLFGYGLPGFIKASRIADEALAPIEEGVLTYPNPTTLPHFTVAFEEGYIGQTIDGQLLNGEGAVIQHYDFTPNFFQNKFQIDLSGVKSGLLLLKLVTPDGIVTKKIIKGQ from the coding sequence ATGAAGCAGGTAACTAGCGTCATATTTCTATTCCTTTTCATTTCAGCGAACCTGTTCGCACAAGACCGGTATATGGTCTTCTTTAAGGATAAAGCCAATAGTCCCTATTCGATCAATACCCCAGAGGATTTTCTGTCTCACAGGTCACTCGCCAGACGGTTGAAGAATGACGTACAGGTTACGGAGGAAGATCTACCCGTGAATCCATCCTATATTGATCAAGTAGCGGGCTTAGGAATTGAAACTTATTTCTCCACCAAGTGGATGAATGGTGTTTTAGTCCAAATGACAGCAAGTCAGGCAAATAATGTGACTTCACTGGACATTGTGGATCGCATAGAGTATGTAGCTCCCGGTAATATTCTTACACCGATTCCATTTGCAAGGGCAAAGTTTGCCGATAGCCCTATTGAACCATCAAGAATTAGCGAACGCCAATATCAATTACTTGAAATGGACTTGATGCATCAGGCAGGTTTTATGGGCGATGGTGTTATGGTCGGTGTTTTTGACGATGGTTTTCAAAACTATAATTCCTTATCAGCATTTCAGCATGCTGTTTTGAGCGATAGGATGGCCTACACTTTTGACTTTACAAGAAATAGGGAGGATGTTGATAACAACTTCAATCACGGCCTGCGTTCCTTGTCACTGATTGCTTCGAACAGTGTTGACATTGTTGGTGGTGTTCCGAATGCCGAGTTCTTTTTGGCCATTACAGAAGCTCCTGGGGAATATCGAGTTGAAGAATACAATTGGCTCTTTGCTGCCGAGAAAGCCGACAGTGCAGGAGTGGATGTGATCAATACATCACTTGGGTATGGTGATTTTTTTGATGATAGTAGCATGGACTACTCAATTTCAGATATGGATGGTCAAACGGCAGTGATTACGAGGGCATCAAATATAGCTGCGTCTAAAGGGATCGTGTTGGTGACCAGTGCCGGGAATGCTGGTGATGACCGCTGGCGTATCATTACTGCCCCTGCTGATAGTGAAAATGTTCTAGCTGTGGGTGCTATCGATGAAGGAGGGATACTAGCCGCTTTTAGCAGCCAAGGTCCAAGTGCGGACGGTCGTATAAAACCCGATGTTGTAGCCCAAGGAGTAGCCACTCGGTTGCTCACAAGTTCAGGAGGTGTTGGGTTTCAAAACGGCACATCTTTTTCAGCGCCATTAATTACTTCCTTAGCTGCGGGACTTATTCAGGCCTTTCCAGAGATGACCGCAAGCGAAATCCGAGATATCATAAGAAGAGCGGGTGACATTGCTGATGAACCTAATAATCTGTTTGGCTATGGCCTTCCGGGCTTTATAAAAGCCTCTAGGATTGCGGATGAGGCATTGGCGCCAATAGAGGAAGGGGTTCTCACGTATCCTAATCCAACGACCCTACCTCACTTTACCGTGGCCTTTGAGGAAGGGTATATTGGTCAGACCATCGATGGTCAGTTATTGAATGGGGAAGGAGCAGTGATTCAGCACTATGATTTTACCCCGAATTTCTTTCAGAACAAATTCCAAATTGACCTTAGTGGTGTAAAAAGTGGCTTATTACTCTTGAAACTCGTCACGCCCGATGGTATTGTCACCAAAAAGATCATCAAGGGCCAATAG
- a CDS encoding SixA phosphatase family protein, translating to MKRIALLLFISALAINVNAQTDVTTFILVRHAEKSKDDPRDPSLSEEGIKRAESLNKILMQADIAALYSTPYKRTKSTVQPIADAKGLEINIYDPRSADFLKDIMEKHKGKTVVISGHSNTTPLVANLLTGSDQFKQLSEDDYSKIYMVSVSEIGKGTATILTY from the coding sequence ATGAAACGAATTGCGCTCTTACTTTTTATCTCAGCACTAGCCATCAACGTGAATGCACAAACTGATGTCACCACTTTTATTTTAGTTCGTCATGCGGAAAAATCAAAGGACGATCCTCGTGATCCAAGCTTGTCCGAAGAAGGAATTAAGAGAGCGGAATCCCTAAATAAGATTTTAATGCAAGCTGATATCGCTGCATTGTATTCTACCCCTTATAAAAGGACAAAAAGCACCGTTCAGCCGATCGCTGATGCGAAGGGACTCGAAATAAACATTTACGATCCGAGAAGCGCAGACTTTCTAAAGGACATCATGGAGAAGCACAAAGGAAAAACGGTTGTCATTTCAGGTCACTCGAATACGACTCCTTTAGTCGCCAACTTATTGACAGGTTCTGATCAGTTCAAACAACTGTCTGAAGATGACTATAGCAAAATCTATATGGTCAGTGTCTCCGAAATTGGTAAAGGAACTGCAACTATTCTCACTTACTGA